The following coding sequences lie in one Spea bombifrons isolate aSpeBom1 chromosome 5, aSpeBom1.2.pri, whole genome shotgun sequence genomic window:
- the LOC128497491 gene encoding proto-oncogene Mas-like, producing MRVSNIEGNKSIIYKQGDTSDIHFTIAASCIFTVCLFGMLGNGIAFWFLSFRIPRNKYTVYIINLMIADFIYLFFNATLMTLHIDQLMGFHPYSPGIAKANLLLELMYDGAYQGGMLFLLAISIERCLSVYYPIWYRCRRPKHQSIIVCLSVWVVACLVSFLQNLVCSPQPFSTGSVECTGVQMMSFVLSIGLSAPLMICSSIILLIRIQKMSKRCRPPKLYTIIIITVFVFLIATVPIKFMWLLLYFKYLPRNFHTARFVFASVLCTVLSSSINPYIYFMVGIQKKQKKEKLQHSIQFALQSAFHVVDEEAENPVGDISRISYINT from the coding sequence ATGCGTGTGTCCAACATAGAAGGAAACAAATCTATAATTTACAAACAAGGAGACACCTCTGACATACATTTCACAATTGCTGCCTCTTGTATCTTCACAGTCTGCTTGTTTGGAATGCTGGGGAATGGAATTGCTTTCTGGTTTCTTAGCTTTAGGATCCCAAGGAAcaaatatacagtttatataatCAATCTGATGATCGCTGACTTTATTTATCTATTCTTTAATGCAACCCTTATGACACTGCACATTGACCAATTAATGGGTTTTCATCCATATTCCCCTGGTATAGCAAAGGCTAATCTTCTATTGGAATTAATGTATGATGGTGCATACCAGGGAGGAATGCTATTCCTGCTTGCAATTAGCATAGAGAGATGCCTATCTGTTTATTATCCTATATGGTACCGTTGCCGTCGGCCAAAACACCAATCAATTATAGTCTGTTTATCAGTGTGGGTTGTTGCTTGTCTAGTCAGTTTTCTTCAAAATCTTGTGTGCTCTCCCCAACCTTTTTCAACTGGGTCTGTAGAGTGTACAGGTGTTCAGATGATGTCCTTTGTTCTATCTATAGGACTTTCTGCCCCATTGATGATTTGTTCAAGCATCATTTTGCTTATAAGGATTCAAAAAATGTCCAAGAGGTGTCGTCCTCCAAAACTTTAcactatcattattattacagtCTTTGTATTTCTCATAGCCACAGTGCCGATAAAGTTTATGTGGttattactttatttcaaatatttaccaCGAAATTTTCATACTGCCCGTTTCGTCTTTGCCAGTGTACTATGCACTGTACTTAGCAGTAGCATTAATCCCTATATATACTTCATGGTGGGcatacaaaagaaacagaagaaagagAAATTACAGCATTCTATTCAGTTTGCTCTTCAATCTGCGTTTCATGTTGTGGATGAAGAGGCTGAAAACCCAGTTGGGGACATCTCAAGAATTAGCTATATAAACACTTAA
- the LOC128497686 gene encoding mas-related G-protein coupled receptor member X1-like, with product MTELYAYSGYTDKSSIHFTIAASVAITLCLFGLLGNAIVFWYLSFRSERNKYTVYMINLAAADFIFLLSNSLVMMLSINTMIGENPDFKENSNLHLVIEIFYDCSQYSGMFFFTALSLERCLSVIFPIWYQSSRPKNQSTITCFFLWVVGLSESLIGNLLCQPEDFLNQTANCTGAELMEFVIGIGICLPLMVLSSVTLLTTLCLKFRKQVLQELYIFIIVAVFINVLSVTLFNLMWFLMYFQLLALNIQYVSLFYATVFGTALNSTINPYLYFFAERKWRKHVFTEKTEHFSEKNIA from the coding sequence ATGACTGAACTTTATGCTTATAGTGGTTATACGGATAAATCAAGCATCCATTTTACTATAGCTGCCTCTGTGGCCATAACCCTCTGTCTCTTTGGATTGTTGGGGAATGCTATTGTATTTTGGTACCTCTCATTCAGATCTGAGAGGAACAAATATACTGTTTATATGATCAACCTTGCAGCGGCTGACTTCATATTTCTACTATCGAATTCTTTAGTTATGATGCTGAGTATTAACACAATGATTGGCGAAAACCCTGATTTCAAAGAAAATAGTAATTTGCATCtagttattgaaatattttatgattGTTCACAGTATTCAGGAATGTTCTTCTTCACGGCCCTCAGCCTCGAAAGGTGTCTGTCTGTCATTTTTCCCATTTGGTATCAAAGTTCTCGCCCCAAGAACCAATCAACCATCACCTGTTTTTTCCTTTGGGTTGTTGGCTTGTCAGAAAGTCTCATTGGGAATCTTTTGTGCCAACCAGAGGACTTCTTAAATCAAACAGCAAACTGTACAGGAGCTGAACTAATGGAATTTGTTATAGGCATTGGTATTTGCTTGCCATTGATGGTTCTTTCCAGTGTCACTCTACTAACAACGCTATGCCTGAAATTCAGGAAACAGGTTTTACAAgagctttacatttttattattgttgctgTCTTCATTAATGTCTTGTCAGTGACTCTTTTTAACTTGATGTGGTTTTTAATGTACTTCCAACTTTTGGCCCTAAACATTCAATACGTTAGTCTCTTCTATGCTACTGTCTTTGGCACAGCCTTAAATAGTACTATCAATCCATATCTTTACTTCTTTGCCGAAAGGAAATGGAGAAAACATGTCTTCACTgagaaaacagaacattttagTGAGAAAAACATAGCATAA